Proteins from a genomic interval of Rhodococcus rhodochrous:
- a CDS encoding DEAD/DEAH box helicase, producing the protein MTGDPAPGPGDDETGTAPLVPTPQLAEFATGLGFPLDPFQIEACRALEGGHSVLVCAPTGAGKTVVGEFAVYLALQGGSKCFYTTPIKALSNQKYADLCARHGRDSVGLLTGDQSINSDAPVVVMTTEVLRNMIYASSTALIGLTHVVMDEVHFLADRFRGAVWEEVILHLPEDVRLASLSATVSNAEEFGDWMTTVRGDTTVVVDEVRPIPLHQHMMLGSRIYDLFDRRADTDTAPARRRRDIVVNPELASAVRQRQSLSGMDRWGERGPRFRPPPRPEVIVRLDRDGLLPAITFVFSRAGCDAAVQQCLRSGLHLTDDTEAAEIRRIVDEHTRDLPRGDLEVLGYASWRTALERGIAAHHAGMLPAFRHTVEELFVRGLVRAVFATETLALGINMPARTVVLEKLVKFNGDTHAELTPGEYTQLTGRAGRRGIDVEGHAVVLWQPGIEPASVAGLASTRTFPLRSSFRPSYNMAVNLIDAVGVERSRALLEMSFAQFQADKSVVGLKRGIDRNEATLEQLRDQLGGEGSEILDYLRLRAELTDAERAHERRGKQDRRAAAVASLVTLRRGDIIAVPAGKHTGLAVVVLPDTDAGDPRPQVVTADAWSGRLSAGDFPTPATVLGTLRLPRHVDHRTGRGRRDIASALRSKGLVPPRRPKRSKSKGDTREIDALRRQLKHHPARKHPDLDSLARVGERYHRLLRDTRQQRRKAAAATDSLARTFERIVALLTERGYLTEGDDPATTEAGERLARIYTESDLLVAECVRRRAWAGLSAAELAAVASAVIYESRTDEPVTVVGPTGPIRHALAETTRICDGLRADEIRHRLPPTREPDLGFVTAAYTWASTASLTEALVAAEAAGKELSPGDFVRWCRQLIDLLDQIRTCADDPELARTAGKAVGAVRRGVVAVDPTAE; encoded by the coding sequence GTGACCGGCGACCCCGCTCCCGGCCCCGGTGACGACGAGACCGGCACCGCGCCGCTCGTCCCCACCCCGCAGCTCGCGGAGTTCGCCACCGGCCTCGGGTTCCCGCTCGATCCGTTCCAGATCGAGGCGTGCCGCGCCCTCGAGGGTGGGCATTCGGTGCTGGTGTGCGCCCCCACCGGCGCCGGCAAGACCGTCGTCGGCGAGTTCGCGGTGTATCTGGCGCTGCAGGGCGGTTCCAAGTGCTTCTACACCACCCCGATCAAGGCGCTGAGCAACCAGAAGTACGCCGATCTGTGTGCCCGGCACGGCCGGGACTCGGTGGGTCTGCTCACCGGCGACCAGTCCATCAACTCCGATGCGCCGGTGGTGGTGATGACCACCGAGGTGCTGCGCAACATGATCTACGCGTCGTCCACCGCCCTGATCGGGCTCACCCACGTGGTGATGGACGAGGTGCACTTCCTCGCCGACCGGTTCCGCGGTGCGGTGTGGGAAGAGGTCATCCTGCACCTGCCGGAGGACGTGCGGCTGGCGTCGCTGTCGGCGACGGTGTCGAACGCCGAGGAGTTCGGTGACTGGATGACCACGGTGCGCGGCGACACCACCGTCGTCGTCGACGAGGTGCGGCCCATCCCGCTGCACCAGCACATGATGCTCGGCTCCCGCATCTACGACCTGTTCGACCGCCGCGCCGACACCGACACCGCCCCGGCCCGGCGGCGCCGGGACATCGTCGTCAACCCGGAGCTGGCGTCGGCGGTGCGGCAACGGCAGAGCCTGTCCGGGATGGACCGCTGGGGTGAACGCGGACCCCGTTTCCGGCCGCCGCCGCGCCCGGAGGTCATCGTCCGCCTCGACCGCGACGGTCTGCTGCCGGCCATCACCTTCGTGTTCAGCCGCGCCGGCTGCGACGCCGCGGTGCAGCAGTGCCTGCGCTCGGGTCTGCACCTGACCGACGACACCGAAGCCGCGGAGATCCGCCGGATCGTCGACGAGCACACCCGGGATCTGCCGCGCGGCGACCTCGAGGTCCTCGGTTACGCGTCGTGGCGCACCGCCCTCGAACGCGGCATCGCCGCTCACCACGCCGGGATGTTGCCGGCCTTCCGGCACACCGTCGAAGAACTCTTCGTGCGGGGGTTGGTGCGGGCGGTGTTCGCCACCGAGACCCTCGCGCTGGGCATCAACATGCCGGCCCGCACGGTGGTGCTCGAAAAGCTCGTCAAGTTCAACGGCGACACCCACGCCGAGCTGACCCCCGGCGAGTACACGCAGCTGACCGGCCGGGCCGGGCGGCGCGGTATCGACGTCGAGGGCCACGCGGTGGTGCTGTGGCAGCCGGGCATCGAACCGGCCTCGGTCGCCGGGCTCGCCTCCACCCGCACCTTCCCGCTGCGCAGCTCGTTCCGCCCGTCCTACAACATGGCGGTCAACCTCATCGACGCCGTCGGGGTGGAGCGGTCGCGGGCGCTGCTGGAGATGTCCTTCGCCCAGTTCCAGGCCGACAAGTCGGTGGTCGGTCTCAAACGCGGCATCGACCGCAACGAGGCCACCCTCGAGCAGCTGCGCGATCAGCTCGGTGGTGAGGGCAGCGAGATCCTCGACTATCTGCGGTTGCGCGCCGAGCTGACCGACGCCGAACGCGCCCACGAGCGGCGCGGCAAGCAGGATCGCCGGGCCGCGGCGGTGGCGTCGCTGGTGACCCTGCGGCGCGGCGACATCATCGCCGTGCCCGCCGGCAAACACACCGGCCTGGCGGTGGTGGTGCTACCGGACACCGACGCCGGTGATCCGCGGCCGCAGGTCGTCACCGCCGACGCCTGGTCCGGTCGCCTCTCCGCGGGGGATTTCCCGACCCCGGCGACGGTGCTGGGCACGCTGCGGCTGCCGCGGCACGTCGATCACCGCACCGGCCGCGGGCGCCGCGACATCGCGTCGGCGTTGCGGTCGAAGGGCCTCGTGCCGCCGCGCCGCCCCAAGCGCAGCAAGTCCAAGGGCGACACCCGCGAGATCGACGCGTTGCGCCGGCAACTCAAGCATCATCCGGCCCGCAAGCATCCCGATCTGGATTCGCTGGCGCGGGTCGGGGAGCGCTACCACCGGTTGCTGCGCGACACCCGGCAGCAGCGCCGCAAGGCCGCCGCGGCGACGGATTCGCTGGCGCGCACCTTCGAGCGGATCGTCGCGCTGCTCACCGAACGCGGCTATCTCACCGAGGGTGACGATCCGGCGACCACCGAGGCGGGGGAGCGGCTCGCCCGCATCTACACCGAATCGGATCTGCTGGTCGCCGAATGCGTGCGGCGCCGTGCCTGGGCGGGACTGTCCGCCGCCGAACTCGCGGCGGTCGCCTCCGCGGTGATCTACGAATCGCGCACCGACGAGCCGGTCACCGTCGTCGGGCCGACCGGCCCGATCCGGCACGCGCTGGCCGAGACCACCCGGATCTGCGACGGCTTGCGGGCCGACGAGATCCGGCACCGGCTGCCCCCGACCCGCGAACCGGATCTCGGTTTCGTCACCGCCGCCTACACCTGGGCGTCCACCGCGTCGCTGACCGAGGCGCTCGTCGCCGCGGAGGCCGCCGGCAAGGAACTCTCGCCCGGAGATTTCGTGCGGTGGTGCCGGCAGCTGATCGATCTGCTCGACCAGATCCGCACCTGCGCGGACGATCCGGAGCTCGCCCGCACCGCCGGCAAGGCGGTCGGGGCGGTGCGCCGCGGGGTCGTCGCCGTCGATCCCACCGCCGAATGA
- a CDS encoding SDR family NAD(P)-dependent oxidoreductase, translating into MNHSAQGTVVIFGGRSEIGIEVATRLAPGRTVILAARRADDLVDECAAVRAAGATAVHPVEFDADALDTHTAVLDRIAAFGPIDVAVLAFGILGDQARAETDAAHAVSIVHTDYLAQVALLTDLTQRLRAQGSGRLVVFSSVAGWRVRRANYVYGSAKAGLDGFASGLADALHGSGISLLLVRPGFVIGRMTEGMSPAPLSSTPPQVADATVRALHRGRGEVWVPAVLRPVFFGMRLLPRAIWRRLPR; encoded by the coding sequence ATGAACCACAGCGCGCAGGGAACCGTCGTCATCTTCGGGGGACGCAGCGAGATCGGCATCGAGGTCGCCACTCGCCTCGCGCCGGGCCGCACCGTGATCCTGGCCGCGCGTCGCGCCGACGACCTGGTCGACGAGTGCGCCGCCGTGCGGGCGGCAGGGGCGACGGCGGTGCATCCGGTCGAGTTCGACGCCGACGCCCTCGACACCCACACCGCGGTGCTCGACCGCATCGCCGCGTTCGGGCCGATCGATGTGGCGGTGCTGGCCTTCGGCATCCTCGGCGACCAGGCCCGTGCGGAAACCGATGCGGCGCACGCGGTGTCGATCGTGCACACCGACTATCTCGCGCAGGTCGCGCTGCTCACCGACCTGACGCAGCGGTTGCGCGCGCAGGGCTCGGGTCGGCTGGTGGTGTTCTCCTCCGTCGCCGGGTGGCGGGTGCGCCGCGCCAACTACGTCTACGGCTCCGCGAAGGCCGGCCTCGACGGTTTCGCGTCCGGCCTGGCGGATGCCCTGCACGGCAGCGGAATCTCGCTGCTGCTGGTGCGCCCCGGTTTCGTGATCGGCCGGATGACGGAAGGTATGAGCCCGGCACCGCTGTCGAGCACCCCACCGCAGGTCGCCGACGCGACGGTGCGGGCGTTGCACCGCGGGCGCGGGGAGGTGTGGGTGCCGGCGGTGCTGCGGCCGGTGTTCTTCGGGATGCGGCTGCTGCCGCGCGCGATCTGGCGGCGGCTGCCGCGCTGA
- a CDS encoding dihydrolipoyl dehydrogenase family protein codes for MSGPTAESDSYDVIVLGAGPAGENAAQYAIAGSDRTAVLVEHELVGGECSYWACMPSKALLRPTQVLATARNMPGVADKISAHGVEVPAVLARRDSFTHNRNDSSQVDWAEGAGIAVVRGHGRLDGERTVTVSGADGERRLQARHAVVLATGTVPSIPDLPGLRDALPWTSRDATNLREIPRRVLVVGGGVVACETATWLRQLGVEELTLAVRGDRLLPRVEPFAAERVAARMADKGLDVRYRTEIRSVQRPDVKDTGVGCIHGGPATVELSDSSIVEVDEIVVAAGRHPTVDGLGLDSVGLTDGKVTVADDLTVDGVDGQWLYAVGDIAGRAALTHMGKYQARVCGDVIAARAENRPTDGSRFRASADHGQVPQVIFTVPEIAAVGRTAEQARADGLDVEVLEADIDVAGASLARDDYAGHAALVVDRATDTLVGATFVGQEVAELVHAATVALVGKVPLDALWHAVPSYPTISEIWLRLLESRRS; via the coding sequence ATGAGCGGTCCGACAGCGGAATCCGACAGCTACGACGTGATCGTCCTCGGCGCGGGTCCGGCCGGGGAGAACGCCGCCCAGTACGCCATCGCCGGCAGCGACCGCACCGCGGTGCTCGTCGAACACGAACTCGTCGGCGGCGAATGTTCCTACTGGGCGTGCATGCCCAGCAAGGCTCTGCTGCGTCCCACACAGGTGCTCGCCACCGCCCGCAACATGCCCGGCGTCGCCGACAAGATCAGCGCCCACGGAGTCGAGGTACCGGCCGTGCTCGCCCGCCGCGACAGTTTCACCCACAATCGCAACGACAGCTCCCAAGTGGACTGGGCCGAGGGCGCGGGCATCGCCGTCGTGCGCGGCCACGGTCGCCTCGACGGCGAACGCACCGTCACCGTCTCCGGTGCCGACGGGGAGCGTCGCCTGCAGGCCCGGCACGCGGTCGTGCTGGCCACCGGCACCGTCCCGTCGATCCCGGACCTGCCCGGGCTGCGCGACGCGCTGCCCTGGACCTCCCGGGATGCGACGAACCTACGCGAGATCCCCCGCCGGGTGCTGGTCGTCGGCGGCGGTGTCGTCGCCTGCGAAACCGCCACCTGGCTGCGGCAACTCGGCGTCGAGGAACTCACCCTCGCGGTGCGCGGCGACCGCCTGCTGCCGCGCGTGGAGCCGTTCGCCGCCGAACGCGTCGCCGCCCGCATGGCCGACAAGGGCCTGGATGTGCGGTACCGCACCGAGATCCGCTCCGTGCAGCGCCCCGACGTGAAGGACACCGGCGTCGGCTGCATCCACGGCGGTCCCGCCACCGTCGAACTGTCCGACAGCAGCATCGTCGAGGTCGACGAGATCGTCGTCGCCGCCGGCCGCCACCCCACCGTGGACGGACTCGGTCTCGACAGCGTCGGCCTGACCGACGGGAAGGTGACGGTCGCCGACGACCTCACCGTCGACGGGGTCGACGGGCAATGGCTGTATGCGGTCGGGGATATCGCCGGTCGCGCCGCCCTGACCCACATGGGCAAATACCAGGCGCGGGTGTGCGGGGACGTCATCGCCGCTCGCGCCGAGAACCGCCCCACCGACGGGTCACGGTTCCGGGCGAGCGCCGACCACGGGCAGGTCCCGCAGGTGATCTTCACCGTCCCGGAGATCGCCGCGGTCGGCCGCACCGCCGAGCAGGCCCGCGCCGACGGACTCGACGTCGAGGTCCTCGAGGCCGACATCGACGTTGCCGGTGCCTCGTTGGCCCGCGACGACTACGCCGGGCACGCCGCGCTCGTCGTCGACCGCGCCACCGACACCCTCGTCGGCGCGACCTTCGTCGGCCAGGAGGTCGCCGAACTCGTCCACGCCGCCACCGTCGCCCTGGTCGGGAAGGTGCCGCTGGATGCGCTGTGGCATGCGGTGCCGTCCTACCCCACCATCAGCGAGATCTGGTTGCGACTGCTCGAATCCCGCCGCAGCTGA
- a CDS encoding M24 family metallopeptidase: MTTAATRFPADRYAARLARAAELGAAAGVDALLITPGPDLRYLTGSRAESFERLTCLVIPTDGSGATVVVPRLELASLNDSAIGELGLPVRDWVDGQDPYALVRELVATAGAFAVAEAMPALHLVPLTARFGSAPALATSVIRQLRMVKDADEVEALRRAGAAIDRVHARMGEWLRAGRTEAEVAADITAAILEEGHTAAAFVIVGSGPHGADPHHEVSERVIESGDIVVIDIGGPVEPGYYSDSTRTYSIGEPNPEIATKIAVLEKAQQTAVDAVRPGVRAEDVDAAARNLLAAAGYGEAFVHRTGHGIGLSVHEEPYIVSGNDDTLQPGMAFSIEPGIYFRGEWGARIEDIVVVTEDGCESMNLRPHGLTVLPG, encoded by the coding sequence ATGACCACTGCCGCCACCCGATTCCCCGCCGACCGTTACGCGGCCCGCCTGGCCCGCGCCGCCGAACTCGGTGCCGCCGCCGGCGTCGATGCGCTGCTCATCACCCCCGGACCGGACCTGCGGTATCTCACCGGCTCCCGCGCCGAGTCGTTCGAGCGCCTGACCTGCCTGGTGATCCCCACCGACGGTTCCGGGGCCACCGTGGTGGTGCCGCGGCTGGAACTGGCGTCGCTGAACGACTCCGCCATCGGTGAACTCGGTCTGCCGGTGCGGGATTGGGTGGACGGGCAGGACCCGTACGCGCTCGTGCGTGAACTCGTGGCGACCGCAGGGGCGTTCGCGGTGGCCGAGGCGATGCCGGCGCTGCATCTGGTGCCGCTGACCGCCCGGTTCGGCAGCGCCCCGGCGCTGGCGACGTCGGTGATCCGGCAGCTGCGGATGGTCAAGGACGCCGACGAGGTCGAGGCCTTGCGCCGCGCCGGTGCCGCCATCGACCGGGTGCATGCCCGCATGGGTGAATGGTTGCGCGCCGGGCGCACCGAAGCCGAGGTGGCTGCGGACATCACCGCCGCGATCCTCGAAGAGGGGCACACCGCGGCGGCGTTCGTCATCGTCGGTTCCGGCCCGCACGGCGCCGACCCGCACCACGAGGTGTCCGAGCGGGTCATCGAATCCGGCGACATCGTCGTCATCGACATCGGTGGTCCCGTCGAGCCGGGCTACTACTCGGATTCGACCCGCACCTACAGCATCGGCGAACCGAACCCGGAGATCGCGACGAAGATCGCGGTGCTCGAGAAGGCACAACAGACCGCGGTCGACGCGGTGCGTCCCGGGGTGCGCGCCGAGGACGTCGACGCCGCCGCCCGTAACCTGCTCGCCGCCGCCGGTTACGGGGAGGCGTTCGTGCACCGCACCGGGCACGGCATCGGCCTGTCGGTGCACGAGGAGCCGTACATCGTCTCCGGCAACGACGACACCCTGCAGCCCGGCATGGCATTCAGCATCGAACCGGGCATCTACTTCCGCGGCGAGTGGGGGGCGCGGATCGAGGACATCGTCGTCGTCACCGAGGACGGCTGCGAGTCGATGAATCTGCGTCCGCACGGGCTGACGGTGCTGCCGGGCTGA
- a CDS encoding 5'-3' exonuclease, whose amino-acid sequence MWSVTAPENPTPAPDPTLMLLDGASLWFRAFHAIPEKVTAPDGSPVNAVRGFVDMVASLIRTHRPTRLVVCLDLDWRPAFRVAAIPSYKAHRVAAGSDGTVEEVPPALLPQVPVILEVLAAAGIATGGAAGFEADDVLGTLAARETTDRVIVVSGDRDLLQVVTDSPVPVRVLYAGRGLAKAELFDPALVAERYGVPAERAGAAYAELAALRGDPSDGLPGVKGVGEKTAASLLQQYGSLDAVRAAALDESTSLAKGMRVKLAAAADYLDAALPVVRVATDADVDLSRSDVLPAAPADPEQLTALAQRWGLERPVSALVAALADR is encoded by the coding sequence ATGTGGTCCGTGACCGCACCGGAGAACCCCACGCCCGCACCGGACCCCACGTTGATGCTGCTCGACGGCGCGAGCCTGTGGTTCCGCGCCTTCCACGCCATCCCGGAGAAGGTCACCGCCCCCGACGGCAGCCCGGTCAACGCGGTGCGCGGCTTCGTGGACATGGTGGCCTCGCTGATCCGCACCCACCGTCCCACCCGGCTGGTGGTGTGCCTGGATCTGGATTGGCGCCCGGCCTTCCGGGTCGCGGCGATCCCGAGTTACAAGGCGCACCGGGTCGCCGCCGGGTCCGACGGCACCGTCGAGGAGGTCCCGCCTGCGCTGCTGCCGCAGGTGCCGGTGATTCTCGAGGTGCTCGCCGCCGCCGGCATCGCCACCGGCGGCGCAGCGGGTTTCGAGGCCGACGACGTGCTCGGCACCCTCGCCGCCCGCGAAACCACCGATCGGGTGATCGTGGTCAGCGGCGACCGCGACCTGCTGCAGGTCGTCACCGACAGTCCGGTGCCGGTGCGGGTGCTCTACGCCGGGCGTGGCCTGGCCAAGGCCGAGTTGTTCGATCCGGCGCTGGTCGCCGAACGCTACGGGGTGCCCGCCGAGCGGGCCGGCGCCGCCTACGCCGAACTCGCGGCGCTGCGCGGCGACCCGTCGGACGGACTCCCGGGCGTCAAGGGTGTCGGGGAGAAGACCGCCGCGTCGTTGCTGCAGCAGTACGGCTCCCTCGACGCGGTGCGCGCGGCGGCGCTCGACGAGTCGACGTCGCTGGCGAAGGGCATGCGGGTCAAACTCGCCGCTGCGGCGGACTATCTGGATGCGGCGCTGCCGGTGGTGCGGGTCGCCACCGACGCGGACGTGGATCTGTCCCGCTCGGATGTGTTGCCGGCGGCACCGGCCGATCCGGAGCAGCTCACCGCGCTGGCGCAGCGGTGGGGTCTGGAACGGCCGGTGTCCGCGCTGGTCGCGGCCCTGGCCGACCGCTGA
- a CDS encoding DUF4333 domain-containing protein — MTGPNEPQDSPGQRPPESTDPWAPNPTSGGGEQPGSPWAPPAGQQQWGQGSGTGWGQSPAGQSPWQPDTGAGGNAPQPGWAPPAGQQTPAQPGPGHQNPWGAPTGAPQQGWGPAPQHPAPGWGQQAPGRQAPGQAPGWAQQPGAQPWGAPGQQPTQPGWGGQQPAGARPWGAPANTWQQPGTPPQNGPQTGKSTLPWILGGVGLVVVLAIIGILAATMFGGKVLDTESTQAGIAKVLTESYGAGQVGDVQCPSDQKVEAGHSFTCAVTVDGQFREVTVTVTDDNGTYEVGRPN, encoded by the coding sequence ATGACCGGGCCGAACGAACCGCAGGACTCGCCGGGGCAGAGGCCGCCGGAATCGACGGATCCATGGGCACCGAACCCGACCTCCGGGGGAGGTGAGCAGCCCGGATCGCCGTGGGCGCCGCCCGCCGGCCAGCAGCAGTGGGGGCAGGGCAGCGGCACCGGCTGGGGGCAGTCGCCCGCCGGGCAGTCGCCGTGGCAACCCGACACCGGTGCGGGTGGGAACGCTCCGCAGCCCGGGTGGGCGCCGCCGGCCGGGCAGCAGACTCCCGCACAGCCCGGTCCCGGGCACCAGAATCCGTGGGGTGCGCCGACCGGTGCACCGCAACAGGGCTGGGGTCCGGCCCCGCAACACCCCGCCCCCGGCTGGGGACAGCAGGCACCCGGTCGACAGGCACCCGGACAGGCGCCGGGCTGGGCCCAGCAGCCGGGAGCACAGCCGTGGGGCGCGCCCGGTCAGCAACCGACACAGCCCGGGTGGGGTGGTCAGCAGCCCGCCGGGGCGCGACCCTGGGGAGCGCCCGCGAACACCTGGCAGCAGCCCGGCACACCGCCGCAGAACGGCCCGCAGACAGGGAAGTCGACGCTGCCGTGGATCCTCGGCGGCGTCGGACTCGTCGTGGTGCTCGCCATCATCGGGATCCTCGCCGCGACGATGTTCGGCGGGAAGGTCCTCGACACCGAATCCACCCAGGCCGGCATCGCGAAGGTGCTCACCGAGTCGTACGGGGCCGGGCAGGTCGGCGACGTGCAGTGCCCCAGTGACCAGAAGGTCGAGGCCGGACACAGCTTCACGTGCGCGGTCACCGTGGACGGCCAGTTCCGGGAGGTGACCGTCACCGTCACCGACGACAACGGCACCTACGAGGTGGGCCGCCCCAACTGA